From Punica granatum isolate Tunisia-2019 chromosome 1, ASM765513v2, whole genome shotgun sequence:
TTGAAAGTCAACGGCTATGGCCGCTCCTTCTCCCAAGAACCCCTCCCACATGTAATGTAACAGCGACGCCTTGATGGATGTCATCTTCATCTTCGTTGTTAAGTTTAAGCTAATGAAGGGAATTGGGATGAGGACAGAGacgccacccaccccgcacgtgCCACTGAGCGCAGAAATTGCTTGGAGACGCGTCATTCACGCGTAGCTCTCGAACTCGAACGCGTTTCCCTTGatactattatataaaataggTAAATTTGGGGAATCTGATTCTTCCATTGAAAAGCTATATATAGAAGCTCCGTCTTATCCCTTCTTCTCCCTGTTATCTCATCAAAGATATTTTCTTGGGGAAAAATCGCAAGGGCCTTCTTTCGAAAGCGACAGGTACAATCGCCCTGCTTCCTTTGTAAGCCATCTTACGTTCGTGTCTATGTTTCTTGGCCCTGTTCTTGATTGCTGTAAGCTTTCTGATCTGTTTTGGGGCTTTTTACTCCGTCAAAGGTTGTACCTTTCGTGATTACCGGATCACCCTTTTCGGTGTTTGATCGTTGCTCGACGCATTCTGGTTGTGGTTTTTGATCACAGTGGACAGATTTATCTCTGCGATCCATCATGTGCAATTTTATGTCATGAGTTTCGCATCTCGGGTGGGTTCAAATGGAATGGTTCATCTTGATTGTCGTCCCCTCTTGTTAAAGATCTCGATTACGACTTCTGTTTGTTGCGAGTCGACGTAGTTCTCGGGTTGATCAATGTGATCATGTTCTGGTTTAGAATCTTAGCTATTCTAATGTGACTACATGGCTCAGCAAATTGATCATGATCAAGCAATGTCGAACATGCATGTTTGTAGTCAGATCTAATGAAGGAAATTTCTTGTCAATGTGTTTCATTCTGATGGTCAACTTTTGTTCGAACCATCGTTCCCTTTTCCCTGTATATAGGGTTTCATACTTGGTGGACGAGTAGGCATGATACAACGTAGTCAGatcattttctattttgcTGCAATTATTTGGTGATTCGCTAAGAAGGCAAGCGTTTATTCTTGGCATATCGACGCGTAGTTAGCTTCATAGGCTGTGTTTGTCTCATAGCCTATAGGAGTTCTAGTACCACCATGGCCTTTGattcattttagaaaactcGGTCTGCTATTGGCATTTTGATCTGCATTTCTTTATACACTTTACCATCCAATATGTATACTATCTTAGTCTAATTTATAACATATTGTGGCAGTTAAGTAAGAGCAACTCACCAAAAGCACAATGGGAGGCGGGAAGGACAAGGACAAGCACGATGGGCAAGACAAAGGACTCTTTGACCACCTAGCACATATGGGTGGGCATGGAGCTTCCTATGGAGGCTACCCTCCTCAAGGATATCCACCTCAAGGGTACCCTCCCAATGCAGGGTACCCCCCTCAAGGGTACCCCCAACAAGGGTACCCCCCTCAAGGTTACCCTCCTGCCGGATACCCTCCGGGTGGACACCCTCATGCTGGATACCCTCCTGCTGGATACCCTCCGGGTACATCTGCTCCTCACCATTCAGGTATTATTGGCACTCTTTCAGGTTTTTAAGTTGTTCAACTCTCACATTGTCGAGCTTCCTTTTCTTGGGATAGATTTTACTAGAATTGAAATTGTTTGGCTCTACGGCATaatgaaaattgaagaattttTTACTCTCATAACATATTTTAGGTATTTTTGGATACGTTCAACTTATTCCTGGACTTTTTGGTATAATATAATGGATAAGAGATGAATTAAATGGCATGTAGAATGACTTTGTAGATTATGTTTTTCTTTACAATGGCCTATTTGGGGCATCAATGGTGCATGTAAAACCTGGTGGCACTGTGATACTTGACAGTTCTGTTAGCCATGTTTGGGACGATAAAAATCATATAGTTCTAGAATGATAATGCAAAGAGGATTACTTTTTTGCGTGGTGGTCCACTCCATATCCCAAATGTGCTTTTGGACATTCCTGATGGCCTTGAATTGCAGTTGTTCGTTAATGATTTATTGTATGATCATATTCTTTAGTTGGCTATTGTACAATTTACAAATGATTGGATCGACCACTGCAGTTGTTTTGCAAACTGTAGAATAGTTAAGGTTATATTGACAATTAGATTGATTGAAGTTTTATTTGCCTCCTAAGGTCATGGAGGTATGGGGGCGCTCCTCGCTGGAGGAGCAGCTGCTGCAGCGGCTGCTTATGGGGCTTCCCACATGTCACATGGGTCACACCATGTCAGCCATGGGATGCCCTATGGGTATGGCTACGGTCACGGGAAGGTCAAGCATGGGAAGTTCAAGCATGGAAAGCATGGCAAGTTCAAGCACGGGAAGCACGGGAAGCATGGAATGTTTAGGAAGTGGAAGTGATCTGAGGAGATGGTCTCGACTGAAAGTTTACTATTAAAAACTGCTTGATGAATATGTTTAATAATAATCCATACATGTGATGGACGGCAGTAGCATCTTGTGGTTTCGGGTTTGACAATATTGTCTTCTGACATTATGAGGAAATGAAAATCGCCTCCTATTAATATCTTTTTGTACATACAGCTCATGAGCTTGAATTACGAATGTTTTCACTTAGCCATGTTTGTAACTCTACCATTTCCATTtttgctctctctcttttatttatCGCACCTAACCGACATTGATAAGGCTGTAACCGGGTGGCTTCTTCAATCTCTTCGCTTCAACCACCCCCCTTAGCTCCACAGCCTCCTTCCACCTCCCTGCAGCAACATACATGTTTGACAAAGAGATATAGTACCCGCTGTTCTCGGGATCCAATTTGAACAGAGCCTCCGCAACTTCTCTTCCCAGTTCGATGTCCCCATAAAAATTGGACCAACTCAGCAAAGCTCCCAAAGGGCCCGACTCAGGTCGGGGTGCTATCTGCTTGATGAATCTATATGCATTAAGGAGCTCTCCCGAGCGGCCCAACATATCAACTACACATACTCTGTGATCAGCAATGGGCTCGACTCCGAAGTCCTGAAACATGTGATGGTAATAGTATATCCCTTCTTTTACCAGTCCCGAGTGGCTGCAAGCCGAAAGAAGGCTTGTAAAAGTCCCATTATTTGGTTGGTTCCCACGCTGGCACATTTCTTGGAAAAGTTCAATTGctttctttccatcaccgtgATATCCGTATGCTGAAATGATCGAGTTCCACGCAATAATGGATTTGTTAGACAGCTCTCCAAAAACTTGACTAGCAAGGTCCAATCTCCCGCAGTTGCTGTACATATCGAGAAGGGCTGAACATATCTCTGGATTCTTGTGGAGCCTAAACCGATAAACATGAGCGTGGATTTGCTTACCTTGTGTTATAGACCCGAGCTGCGTACAAGCTGTGATGATCCCAGTAATGGTGAACTCATCAGGTTCCAGATCAAGATGACAGAAGAGGTTCAATGCCTCCATTGGGTTCTTGTTCTGACAAAAGGCAGAAATCATGCAATTCCACGAACATAAGTTAAGTTTATAACCCGTGGTGAAAACCGATCTTGCACTCTCAATCTCTCTGCATCTCCCGTACATTGTCATTAGAGCATTCTGTACACGAGTTTCTGATCCCAAGAGAGCCTTGATGGCAAGCCCATGAATCAACTTACCTCCAGAGACCAGTTCGAGGTTACCACAAGCTGATAATACACTCACAAGAGTAACGAAATCGAAAGAAGCATTGCCTTCTCTCATCATTAAATGGAATGTATCTAAAGACTCTCGAAAATAGTAATTCTGCACACAACCTCCTATAACCGTGTTCCAAGAAGTGACATCTTTCATATCTGAATCCCCTCGAAACAACGAGAATGCTGTTTTAAGTTCGCCACAGTTGATATACATGTAGATAATCGAATTTACAACAAGATTATTGTATGAGAATCCTGATTTCAACTTCCAACAGTGGATCAATCTCCCGAATATAAGAAACTCAGGGGAATCACAGGAAGGCAGGACCGCTAAGAGAGTCACCGCACTGCACTCTAGAGAACCCTTTAGCATTTCCCTGAACAAACTCTGAGCAGCTTTATTTAACCCTCCTTGGGTATACCCTGAGATCATTGTGTTCCATGAAACCGAGTCTCTTCTAGGGATCATGGACTCGAACAAGGAGAGAGCATACTCAACTCTCCCGCATTTAGCATACATGTACATCAGGCTGTTTCTCAATGATGAATCCAGCTCCATTCCTCCCCGAAGAATGAAGCCATGAACGGTTCTACCTTCCACTAATAGCATCTCATCCGCACAAATTGAAGTTATTGTTAGAAGAGTTATCTTATCGGGTCGATTTTGTGCAGTGAACTGCATTTCATGTAGGAGATGGAATGCTTCTCCTATCTCTCCATTCAACCTCAAACCCTCAATCACCGTGTTCCAAGAAACCGTATCCTTGACCACCATTTCCTTAAATATCATTTCTGCAGCTGCACTATGTCCGCAGGCAGAATAGAATGAAACAAGTGAGTTGGCAACTGAGTTATTGTTAGGATTGTTCTCGAGCCCAGTCTTGCTCGATAAGGCATGCACAACTTCGCCCCACCTCAGATTCCTTAGAAAAGAGGCTGCCGAAATTGCACATGAGAGACTTACACTGTCACCCTTCTCTCCATCACGGGCTCTCCCCAGAAAGTAGAGCAAGCACCTCTCAGGATCATTGCCATGGAGAAATCCGCTCATCACCGAGTTCCAGGAAACAGTGTCCCTAACACTGCCCATCTCGTGAAACACAAGTTCTGAGGAGagaagttcaccgaatttgGCATACATATCTATCAGAGCATTACAAAGCGAGGTATCCGATAGTGTCCCAGATCTCAAGGCTAGCCCATGAAGAATACGGCCTTGAACCAAGTCACCCAAGCAAATTAGTGACGAAACAATGAGTAACAAAGAAGTGGAGCTGAATCCTATTTCACATGATAACATCTTAGAGAATAAGTCCATCGCCTCCTCGAAGCAGCCGTGGTCCACCAGTGCAGTGATCATCGCATTACAAATAATCACATCTCTGTCAGTAATCTCATTGAACAGGTAGTGGCAGCAGCAGAGCTCACCTGCCCTGGAGTAGGCCATGATGAGGGAGGTCAGGACTGGTAAATGAGAAAGGGCCCCTATCTTGAGGGCCAAGCAATGTCCGGTTGAGGGGAATGCCGTGTCTCCCAGGACAGCGGGGGTTCTGAGAAGACTGAGGACACGGTCGAAATGGATGCTCCGCTTGTTGGGTACCCTCTGAGGCATTTCATCGAACAGCTGGTCGTCTCCGACATCATGAGCATCCGAAGTACTGAAACTCTTGTTGATGGTTGAAAATGGCGA
This genomic window contains:
- the LOC116214440 gene encoding glycine-rich protein A3-like, producing the protein MGGGKDKDKHDGQDKGLFDHLAHMGGHGASYGGYPPQGYPPQGYPPNAGYPPQGYPQQGYPPQGYPPAGYPPGGHPHAGYPPAGYPPGTSAPHHSGHGGMGALLAGGAAAAAAAYGASHMSHGSHHVSHGMPYGYGYGHGKVKHGKFKHGKHGKFKHGKHGKHGMFRKWK
- the LOC116214390 gene encoding pentatricopeptide repeat-containing protein At4g19220, mitochondrial; the encoded protein is MSGSSVIKLRAFSRIPGIRIGAPTEANPVVAGLSPFSTINKSFSTSDAHDVGDDQLFDEMPQRVPNKRSIHFDRVLSLLRTPAVLGDTAFPSTGHCLALKIGALSHLPVLTSLIMAYSRAGELCCCHYLFNEITDRDVIICNAMITALVDHGCFEEAMDLFSKMLSCEIGFSSTSLLLIVSSLICLGDLVQGRILHGLALRSGTLSDTSLCNALIDMYAKFGELLSSELVFHEMGSVRDTVSWNSVMSGFLHGNDPERCLLYFLGRARDGEKGDSVSLSCAISAASFLRNLRWGEVVHALSSKTGLENNPNNNSVANSLVSFYSACGHSAAAEMIFKEMVVKDTVSWNTVIEGLRLNGEIGEAFHLLHEMQFTAQNRPDKITLLTITSICADEMLLVEGRTVHGFILRGGMELDSSLRNSLMYMYAKCGRVEYALSLFESMIPRRDSVSWNTMISGYTQGGLNKAAQSLFREMLKGSLECSAVTLLAVLPSCDSPEFLIFGRLIHCWKLKSGFSYNNLVVNSIIYMYINCGELKTAFSLFRGDSDMKDVTSWNTVIGGCVQNYYFRESLDTFHLMMREGNASFDFVTLVSVLSACGNLELVSGGKLIHGLAIKALLGSETRVQNALMTMYGRCREIESARSVFTTGYKLNLCSWNCMISAFCQNKNPMEALNLFCHLDLEPDEFTITGIITACTQLGSITQGKQIHAHVYRFRLHKNPEICSALLDMYSNCGRLDLASQVFGELSNKSIIAWNSIISAYGYHGDGKKAIELFQEMCQRGNQPNNGTFTSLLSACSHSGLVKEGIYYYHHMFQDFGVEPIADHRVCVVDMLGRSGELLNAYRFIKQIAPRPESGPLGALLSWSNFYGDIELGREVAEALFKLDPENSGYYISLSNMYVAAGRWKEAVELRGVVEAKRLKKPPGYSLINVG